The following coding sequences are from one Planctomycetia bacterium window:
- a CDS encoding TolC family protein, protein MIRRHQLLAMLMALSTVPAAAQVQQPNATTAPPPTLAPNYARPAGFLAPPGYPVAAAKGGTAERFPQYGTAYTAESVGERYAAPTTPSAPSAAPAGASSWPAAMVRQAPSSSRYAPPRQTAPATTFDAPLQQRPVVSSLAPSSSEPVVVSDDYRPFPQPRSSVVQAAGTSRSAYDSRVSKADFQQQPTLQQPQPPVVLPAPVAPQSQLKSEPQVPAPPSDVESDPSQFPTGSFRLDELVGMAITHNPILRRAMAEIEEAKGERVQAGLYPNPAMETNNPEVFAGQTSFVNFGFQQFIVVKGKLRLEKAAADQLVRASTAEYRLERSRMLTDVRKQYYEVLAAKHRVYLARHLTALAERGVNGSRQLEKAGEGTRTDVLLLDTEYQRELIRLQNAETTYQGELKQLSAVVGLPEVEIRDVEGTLFETPPVFNEQDVQAFLNHTSTYIEKARAEITRSQMQLRRAEVEPYPNLRMGPAFQTGTLPRSAQFWLTVEFEIPVWDLNQGNIRKANATVQERLADLEILRNELNRKTAELFARHQASRERAERIRTQILPNAQQALNLIQDAYVKGQFDVNRLLESQRNLAEVSSDYFEAAEESWITASELAGMLQIEQFPQ, encoded by the coding sequence ATGATTCGACGACATCAACTACTTGCGATGCTGATGGCACTCTCGACCGTGCCGGCCGCGGCGCAAGTGCAACAGCCGAACGCGACGACGGCACCGCCGCCGACCCTAGCGCCCAACTATGCACGTCCCGCAGGCTTTCTCGCACCGCCCGGCTATCCCGTAGCTGCGGCGAAGGGGGGCACTGCAGAGCGGTTTCCGCAATATGGAACGGCCTACACGGCAGAAAGCGTCGGCGAGCGGTATGCTGCGCCGACGACTCCTTCGGCCCCTTCCGCGGCGCCAGCCGGAGCATCGTCGTGGCCCGCTGCCATGGTGCGGCAAGCGCCCTCTTCGTCCCGTTACGCACCTCCTCGGCAAACTGCCCCGGCGACGACGTTCGACGCTCCGCTTCAACAACGACCGGTGGTTTCTTCCCTCGCACCAAGCTCGTCGGAGCCGGTCGTCGTAAGCGACGACTATCGTCCGTTCCCTCAACCTCGAAGCTCCGTCGTTCAAGCGGCCGGTACAAGCCGGTCTGCTTACGACTCGCGAGTTTCCAAGGCCGACTTCCAGCAGCAGCCGACACTTCAGCAACCGCAGCCGCCGGTGGTACTACCGGCACCGGTCGCGCCACAATCGCAGCTCAAGAGCGAGCCGCAAGTGCCGGCGCCGCCGTCGGACGTCGAATCGGACCCCTCGCAGTTTCCGACCGGCTCGTTCCGGCTCGATGAACTCGTCGGCATGGCGATCACGCACAATCCGATTCTGCGCCGGGCGATGGCGGAAATCGAAGAGGCGAAGGGAGAGCGCGTGCAGGCCGGACTCTATCCGAATCCTGCGATGGAAACGAACAACCCGGAAGTCTTCGCCGGCCAGACGAGCTTCGTCAACTTCGGTTTTCAGCAGTTCATCGTCGTGAAAGGTAAGCTTCGGCTTGAAAAAGCCGCTGCCGACCAACTCGTGCGCGCCAGCACGGCCGAGTACCGGCTCGAGCGCTCGCGCATGCTCACCGACGTTCGCAAGCAGTACTACGAAGTTCTCGCGGCGAAACACCGCGTGTATCTCGCTCGTCATCTGACCGCGCTCGCCGAACGAGGCGTGAACGGCTCGCGTCAACTTGAGAAAGCCGGTGAAGGAACGCGGACCGACGTGCTCTTGCTCGACACTGAGTACCAGCGCGAACTGATTCGCCTGCAGAACGCCGAAACGACCTATCAAGGAGAGTTGAAACAACTCTCGGCGGTGGTCGGTCTTCCCGAAGTCGAAATTCGCGACGTTGAGGGAACGCTGTTCGAGACGCCGCCGGTTTTCAACGAACAAGACGTACAGGCGTTCCTCAACCACACCAGCACTTATATCGAGAAAGCTCGCGCCGAAATTACGCGCAGCCAAATGCAATTGCGGCGGGCGGAAGTCGAGCCGTATCCGAATCTCCGCATGGGCCCGGCGTTCCAAACCGGCACGCTCCCCAGGTCGGCGCAGTTCTGGCTTACGGTCGAATTCGAGATTCCGGTGTGGGACTTGAATCAAGGCAACATTCGCAAGGCGAACGCAACCGTTCAGGAACGGTTGGCGGATCTCGAAATCTTGCGCAACGAGTTGAATCGTAAGACGGCGGAGCTGTTCGCACGGCACCAAGCCTCGAGAGAGCGGGCCGAACGGATTCGCACGCAAATCCTTCCCAACGCTCAGCAAGCACTCAACCTGATTCAAGACGCCTACGTCAAAGGCCAATTCGACGTGAATCGCCTCCTCGAAAGTCAACGCAATTTGGCCGAGGTCTCGAGCGACTACTTCGAAGCCGCCGAGGAATCTTGGATCACGGCTTCCGAACTGGCGGGAATGCTCCAGATCGAACAGTTCCCGCAATAG
- a CDS encoding efflux RND transporter periplasmic adaptor subunit codes for MTVASDAKSKSPWMKIALLVAVVAAIGIMALNMNQTRELVASLSTPSVEAKSKSLVELVGDRDDTVRLTQDDSARLLGVRVAEVRRATEPQPLNLPGTLFLDPNRLIHVHSRFGGEAISIGKIDDGKGKGVARSLQYGDRVKKGQLLAVVWSKEIGEKKSELMDASSKLEASKVILARLEKLAAGIVTERAKDEARLEVESNVIAVARAERTLRSWRMTDDEIKAIYDELHSIKQSKHSTNPEIEKRWAEIEVRAAIDGVIVEKSFNVGDMVDPNDDLFKIADLSRLQVLANIYEEDLGAVRALKPEARRWTIDLKSDRLNNRIPGTFELIGSVIDPAQRTGVVMGWIDNSDGKLAVGQFITATIELPYNPQVVAVPRTALIEEGDSSTVFVEVDRAQREYARRKVSVVRRGIDTIYVDSAPSADGDKPLQVGERVVVSGVLSLGGELAIIRTAASKRG; via the coding sequence GTGACTGTCGCAAGTGATGCCAAGTCGAAGTCGCCGTGGATGAAGATCGCGCTACTCGTCGCCGTCGTCGCGGCGATCGGAATCATGGCGCTCAACATGAATCAAACGCGCGAGCTGGTCGCATCGCTGAGCACGCCTTCCGTGGAAGCGAAGTCGAAGTCGCTCGTCGAACTCGTCGGCGACCGCGACGACACGGTTCGCTTAACACAAGACGACTCCGCTCGCTTGCTCGGAGTTCGAGTTGCCGAAGTGCGACGGGCGACCGAACCGCAGCCGTTGAATCTGCCGGGTACGTTGTTTCTCGACCCGAATCGGCTGATTCACGTCCATTCTCGTTTCGGCGGCGAAGCGATCTCGATCGGCAAGATCGACGACGGAAAGGGTAAGGGAGTCGCTCGGTCGTTGCAATACGGCGACCGCGTGAAGAAGGGGCAGTTGCTCGCGGTGGTTTGGAGCAAGGAAATCGGCGAGAAGAAGAGCGAGCTTATGGACGCCAGCTCGAAGCTCGAAGCGAGCAAAGTGATCTTAGCGCGGCTGGAGAAGCTCGCGGCAGGAATCGTCACCGAGCGGGCTAAGGACGAAGCTCGCCTTGAAGTCGAATCGAACGTGATCGCCGTGGCCCGCGCCGAACGTACGCTCCGCTCATGGCGCATGACCGACGATGAGATTAAGGCGATCTACGATGAGTTGCATTCGATCAAGCAGTCGAAACATTCCACGAATCCGGAAATCGAGAAGCGCTGGGCGGAGATCGAAGTCCGGGCGGCGATCGACGGCGTGATCGTGGAGAAGAGCTTCAACGTCGGCGATATGGTCGATCCGAACGACGACCTGTTTAAGATCGCCGACCTCAGCCGGTTGCAAGTGCTGGCGAATATCTACGAAGAAGATCTGGGGGCCGTTCGAGCCTTGAAGCCGGAAGCTCGTCGCTGGACCATCGATCTCAAATCGGATCGATTGAACAATCGGATTCCCGGCACGTTCGAATTGATCGGCAGCGTGATCGATCCGGCGCAGCGCACCGGGGTCGTGATGGGCTGGATCGACAACAGCGACGGCAAGTTGGCCGTCGGGCAGTTCATTACTGCGACGATCGAGCTGCCGTATAACCCGCAGGTGGTCGCTGTCCCGCGAACGGCTCTGATCGAAGAAGGAGATTCTTCGACCGTGTTCGTCGAGGTCGATCGCGCGCAGCGTGAGTACGCACGGCGCAAAGTCTCGGTCGTGCGTCGCGGGATCGACACCATCTATGTCGATAGCGCGCCATCGGCCGACGGCGACAAGCCTCTCCAAGTCGGCGAACGGGTCGTCGTCTCCGGCGTGCTTAGTCTCGGCGGCGAACTCGCCATCATCCGCACGGCCGCCTCCAAACGGGGCTAG
- a CDS encoding TolC family protein has translation MMRRNRRLLLAACATLLSVTATARGQQFAEPALFAPPAPPFESVAPAADHAVQQAVHNPAGYPGAGYQRATVGDRYADTVGYQYGRPTGDVVPAVALVNARREAPAEAVPLSQAPSFGGPAVPILPPTTFRLDDLVGIAIEQNPILRREQARIDGAKGDRVQAGLYENPIMFTNNPEIWAGQSTFVNFGFKQKIAVKGKMRLEKAAADQAVRFQTAEYRLERARMLTEVRKQYYKTLAAKHRIYLARHLTGLAERGVGGARQLQNAGEGSLTDVLLLDTEYQREQINLRNAETNFQGELKQLAAIVGSSGIIIEDIDGTIFDAPPEFNESDVQDFVANDSSYAERARADLTQKQTELRRAEVDPYPDLELGPHYVAGTLPSSAQYWFTVEFQIPVWNLNQGNIRKSNAAVHKSIAARRTTYNENHKKVSELFAEYRAARQRAERIRIEILPNAQEAQRLVQDAYVKGQFNVNRLLKSQHNLATVSSEYFDAAEKAWDTAAEIAGMLQLEQFP, from the coding sequence ATGATGCGACGCAATCGACGACTACTACTCGCAGCCTGCGCGACGCTCTTAAGCGTCACGGCGACGGCGCGCGGTCAGCAGTTCGCCGAGCCGGCTCTGTTCGCACCCCCCGCACCTCCCTTCGAGTCGGTTGCGCCTGCGGCGGACCATGCCGTGCAACAAGCCGTCCATAATCCAGCCGGTTATCCGGGGGCCGGCTATCAAAGGGCCACGGTCGGCGATCGCTATGCCGACACGGTCGGTTATCAATACGGGCGACCTACCGGCGACGTCGTTCCAGCGGTCGCCCTTGTGAACGCTCGGAGAGAAGCGCCCGCGGAAGCCGTGCCGCTTTCACAGGCGCCGAGTTTCGGCGGACCGGCGGTGCCGATCTTGCCGCCGACCACGTTCCGACTCGACGATCTTGTCGGGATCGCGATTGAGCAAAATCCGATTCTTCGGCGTGAGCAAGCTCGTATCGATGGGGCGAAGGGGGACCGGGTTCAGGCCGGACTTTACGAGAACCCGATCATGTTTACGAACAACCCGGAAATCTGGGCCGGCCAGAGTACGTTCGTCAACTTCGGATTCAAGCAGAAAATTGCGGTCAAAGGAAAGATGCGTTTGGAGAAAGCAGCCGCCGATCAAGCGGTTCGTTTTCAGACTGCCGAATATCGCCTCGAGCGCGCACGCATGCTGACCGAAGTTCGTAAGCAGTACTATAAGACGCTCGCCGCCAAGCACCGGATCTATCTTGCGAGGCATTTGACGGGGCTCGCCGAGCGAGGTGTCGGGGGAGCTCGCCAGTTGCAGAACGCCGGCGAAGGTTCGCTGACCGACGTTCTCTTGCTCGACACCGAATATCAACGCGAGCAGATCAACCTCCGCAACGCCGAGACGAACTTTCAGGGCGAGCTCAAGCAACTAGCCGCGATCGTCGGATCGTCGGGCATCATCATCGAAGATATCGATGGGACGATCTTCGACGCACCGCCCGAGTTCAACGAGTCCGACGTCCAAGACTTCGTCGCCAATGATAGCTCCTATGCCGAACGGGCTCGCGCCGACCTCACGCAAAAGCAAACCGAGCTACGGCGGGCGGAAGTCGATCCGTATCCCGATCTCGAACTCGGTCCACACTACGTCGCCGGTACGTTGCCAAGCTCGGCTCAGTACTGGTTCACCGTCGAGTTTCAAATTCCGGTGTGGAACCTCAACCAAGGAAACATTCGCAAGTCGAACGCGGCGGTGCATAAATCGATCGCCGCACGCCGCACGACCTACAACGAGAACCACAAAAAGGTTTCGGAGCTCTTCGCCGAATACCGTGCGGCACGCCAGCGCGCCGAGCGGATCCGAATTGAGATTCTGCCCAACGCTCAAGAAGCTCAGCGTCTCGTGCAAGATGCTTACGTGAAGGGGCAGTTCAACGTGAATCGCCTCTTGAAGAGCCAACACAATCTGGCAACCGTATCGAGCGAATACTTCGATGCGGCCGAAAAGGCTTGGGACACGGCCGCCGAAATCGCCGGAATGCTCCAACTCGAACAGTTCCCGTAA
- a CDS encoding response regulator transcription factor: MVGSVSGAGVKILVIEDEESIRRFLRASLSTHGYAMLEAGSGEIGLALAAEEKPDLIILDLGLPDIDGREVLEQIRTGSRVPIIVLSARGREGDKVTAFEAGADDYLTKPFGMRELLARINAVMRRSEQNEGGAFFEQPYHCGDLKIDFASGRVTLSDRELKLTRTELKLLSSLARHAGKVITHRRLLEEVWGPAYVDELNYLRVFMAGLRRKIEVDSAQPRYLLTEQSVGYRLADD; encoded by the coding sequence ATGGTGGGTTCCGTGTCCGGTGCCGGCGTGAAGATCCTGGTCATCGAAGATGAAGAATCGATCCGCAGATTCCTCAGGGCTTCCTTGTCGACGCACGGCTATGCCATGCTCGAAGCAGGCAGCGGCGAAATCGGACTCGCCCTTGCGGCGGAAGAAAAGCCCGATCTGATCATTCTCGACCTCGGCTTGCCCGACATCGACGGCAGAGAAGTGCTGGAGCAAATCCGCACCGGATCGCGCGTCCCGATCATCGTGCTTTCGGCCCGAGGCCGCGAAGGAGATAAGGTCACGGCTTTCGAGGCGGGAGCCGACGACTACCTCACGAAACCGTTCGGGATGCGAGAGCTATTGGCTCGCATCAACGCGGTCATGCGTCGTTCGGAACAAAACGAAGGGGGGGCGTTTTTCGAGCAACCGTATCATTGCGGCGACTTGAAGATCGACTTCGCTTCCGGCCGAGTGACGCTGAGCGATCGGGAACTCAAACTGACGCGAACCGAACTGAAGCTCCTTTCGTCTTTGGCCCGGCATGCAGGCAAAGTGATCACACATCGTCGCCTGCTCGAAGAAGTGTGGGGGCCGGCGTACGTGGACGAGCTCAATTATCTCCGTGTTTTCATGGCCGGACTGCGCCGCAAAATCGAAGTCGATTCCGCGCAGCCGCGGTATTTGCTCACCGAGCAGAGCGTTGGTTATCGCTTAGCCGACGACTAA
- a CDS encoding efflux RND transporter periplasmic adaptor subunit, whose product MNAARDSKSSFPWSKIVLGLVVLAAVGIAAMNANQTKELIGSITKKPAVAAAPKADPLVELVDDKENTIRLTQEASAQLLGLRIAEIEAASGPQPLRLPGTLFLDPNRLIHVHSRFGGEAISIGTIDDGHGGKRPLQYGDLVKKGQLLTVVWSKEIGEKKSELMDASSKLEASKVILARLENLTTGVVTERAKDEARREVESNVIAVARAERTLRSWRMSDEEITAIYNELKSIKNSQQSGNPQIEKKWAEIEVRAAIDGVILEKSFNVGDMVEPSDDLFKIADLGRLQVLANIYEEDLWAIRALKPEARRWTIDLKSDPADNRLPGTFDLIGSVIDPAQRTGVVMGWLDNKEGNLTVGQFITATIELPHNPNVLALPESALIEEGDSSTVFVEVDRARREYAQRKVAVVRRSAGTIYVDSSPNSGGQRLQTGDRVVVAGVLGLGGELAILRTNSSKR is encoded by the coding sequence GTGAACGCCGCTCGTGATTCAAAGTCGAGTTTCCCGTGGAGCAAGATCGTGCTGGGGCTCGTCGTGCTCGCTGCCGTCGGAATCGCGGCGATGAATGCCAATCAGACGAAAGAGCTGATCGGCTCGATCACGAAGAAGCCCGCCGTTGCCGCTGCACCGAAGGCGGATCCGCTGGTCGAACTCGTCGACGATAAAGAGAACACCATTCGTCTGACGCAGGAAGCCTCGGCGCAACTTCTCGGACTGCGGATCGCGGAGATCGAGGCCGCCTCGGGGCCGCAGCCCTTGCGCTTGCCTGGCACGTTGTTTCTCGACCCGAATCGGCTGATTCACGTCCACTCCCGTTTCGGCGGCGAAGCGATCTCGATCGGCACGATCGACGACGGTCATGGTGGAAAGCGGCCCCTGCAATACGGCGATCTCGTCAAGAAGGGTCAGCTACTCACGGTCGTCTGGAGCAAGGAAATCGGCGAGAAGAAAAGCGAGTTGATGGACGCCAGCTCGAAGCTCGAAGCCAGCAAGGTGATCTTGGCACGGTTGGAGAATCTCACCACCGGCGTCGTTACGGAGCGAGCCAAGGACGAAGCGCGGCGCGAAGTCGAATCGAACGTGATCGCCGTGGCCCGCGCCGAGCGCACGCTCCGCTCGTGGCGCATGAGCGACGAAGAAATCACCGCGATCTATAACGAACTCAAATCGATTAAGAACTCGCAGCAATCCGGTAACCCGCAGATCGAAAAGAAATGGGCGGAGATCGAAGTTCGCGCCGCGATCGACGGCGTGATCTTGGAAAAGAGCTTCAACGTCGGCGATATGGTCGAGCCGAGCGACGACTTGTTCAAGATCGCCGACCTCGGCAGACTGCAAGTGCTTGCCAATATCTACGAAGAAGACTTATGGGCGATTCGGGCCTTGAAGCCGGAAGCCCGGCGTTGGACCATCGATCTTAAATCCGATCCGGCGGACAACCGCTTGCCGGGCACGTTCGACCTGATCGGCAGCGTGATCGACCCGGCGCAGCGAACCGGCGTCGTGATGGGATGGCTCGATAACAAAGAGGGCAACCTCACCGTCGGTCAATTCATTACGGCGACGATCGAGTTGCCGCACAACCCGAACGTGCTCGCGCTTCCGGAATCGGCCTTGATCGAAGAAGGAGACTCTTCGACGGTCTTCGTCGAGGTCGATCGTGCGCGCCGCGAATATGCACAGCGCAAGGTCGCCGTCGTTCGGCGCAGCGCGGGAACCATCTACGTCGACAGCTCGCCCAATTCCGGCGGACAACGCCTGCAAACCGGTGATCGGGTCGTCGTCGCCGGCGTGTTAGGTCTCGGGGGTGAGTTGGCGATCTTGCGAACGAATAGCTCGAAGCGATGA